The nucleotide window AATAAAACATCAACCGCTACCAACTTTACAGATCTGCTGACCATTGAAAATACTTACAAGGCCATGAACGGGAAACCTGTCATTGTTTCTGTAACAGCTTCAAAACCGATGGTTTTCAACGAATTTGAAAAGCATGCTGATGCCATTCTGATGAATTTTAATGTTTCCAATCAGGCGGTTGTAGATATCGTAACCGGAAAATATGAACCATCAGGATTACTTCCGCTTCAGATGCCTGCGAATATGGCAACTGTTGAAAAGCAAAAAGAAGATGTTCCTTACGATATGGAAACCCATAAAGATTCTGAAGGCCATAACTATGATTTCGGATACGGAATGAACTGGTCCGGCGTGATTAAAGATGCGAGAACAGAAAAATATAAAAGGTAACTGATGATTCCGGGTCTGTATTTTACAGGCTCAGAATTTTATTTTTGAATTAAAAACTGATTAACTTTTTAACCACAAAAGTCACAAAAGGTTTTAGCATTTTAGTTATTTTAAGTTCAATGCTAATTTTTTTTAAGATCCCTTAAGTTTTGAAAATCTTTGATTTTCAATTTTATGAACTTTTAGAATTATAATTTTAGACTTGAAGCTTTTGTGACTTTTGTGGTTAAATAAAAATTTAATATGAAAATCAAATTCACAATCTATTCATTAATGCTGGGTTCATTAATGTTTGCCCAGGAAAGCCTTGATTTCAGCGGAAAGAAAGAAATAATTTCACCGGAGATCAAAGGTAAAAGCGTGACATTCCGCCTTCGTGCACCAGAGGCGAAAACAGTAAAACTCCAGGGAAACTGGATGCCGGGAAAAGGCTGGGAACCGGGAACCGTAGAATTAAAAAAAGATGCAGATGGAATCTGGTCCTTCTCTCAGGATGATCTGGCCCCTGATATCTATACCTATTCTTTTATTGTGAATGGGGTAAAAGCCAATGACCCTAACAACTCTTATCAGGTACGTGATGTTTCATCAGTGATGAGTATGATTTTTATTGATGGAAAACAATCTGAAAATTACAAGGTTCAGAACGTCCCGCACGGAACAGTTTCCAAAAGATGGTACAAATCAAGCGGATTAAAAGAAGACAGAAGATTAACGGTGTACACCCCTCCGGGATATGAAAATTCAAAAGAAAAATTTCCTGTTTTATACCTGCTACACGGAATGGGGGGTGACGAAGAAGCATGGATGACCTTGGGAAGAGCTTCGCAGATTCTGGATAATCTGATTGCTCAGGGAAAAGCAAAACCTATGATTGTTATAATGCCAAACGGCCATACAAGCAATTCAGCCGCGCCGGGCGAATCTTCGAAAGGTTTTTATAAAATCGATATGAAAACACCAGATATTTTCAGCGGTGATATGGAAAACTATTTCAAGGAATCATGGAGTTTACAGAGCATAATTACCGGGTAAAATCAGACGCCGGAAACAGAGCAATTGCCGGGCTTTCAATGGGAGGATTCCATTCCTTGTATATTTCTGCCAATCTGCCGAAAACGTTTGATTATGTAGGGCTGTTTTCTCCGGCAATTCTTCCGCCTGATGAAAAGAAAAGTCCTGTTTATCAGAATTTAGATCAAAAACTGAAAACCCAGCAAACCAATTCGTACAAGTTGTATTGGATTGCCATCGGAAAAACAGATTTTCTCTACAAAAACGTGACAGAATACCGTGAAAAACTCAATAAGATGAACTTCAAATATCAATACGTAGAATCCGAAGGCGGTCATACGTGGAGCAATTGGAGAACCTATCTGAATGATTTTCTTCCTCAGTTATTTAAATAAACAAATTAAAAATGAAAAGAATATTCATAGCAGCACTATTTATCTCAGGAATAAACCATGCATATGCACAGAAATCTATTCCTTTATATCAGGGAAAGGCACCGGGAACAGAAAACTGGACGCAGAAAGAAGCTCAGCAATTCAGCGAGCTGTTCAAAACGGAAGTTGTTTTCAATGTGTCCCAGCCTTCGATACTGGTTTTTGAGGCAGATAAAACCAGGGCCAACGGAACAGTTGTTGTTATTGCTCCCGGCGGTGGTTTTCAAAGCTTATCCATCAACCGCGAAGGAGTTGATCTGGCAAAAAAGCTTGCAGAAAACGGAATTACAGCAGTCGTTCTAAAATACAGACTGCTGGAAACGAAATCCAATGACCCTGCCAAAGAAATGATGGAGAATATCAAAGACAGAAATGCTTTTGATGCCAAAACAGCTCCTGTTAAAGTGATGGCCGGAGAGGACATCAGAACTGCCATCTCATACATCAGAACGCACGCAAAAGAACTAAAGATCAATCCTGAAAAACTCGGAGTGATCGGGTTTTCTGCCGGTGCCAGTGTAATTTTAGAGAGTGTCCTGCATAGTAAAGATGCTTCAACGCTGCCAAACTTTGCGGCATCCATTTATGGCGGACCAAGCCAGGAAATTCTAAATACCGAAGTTCCTAAAGCTGTTCTTCCAATGTTTATCTGTGCCGCAAGTGATGATCAACTGAAACTGGCACCAAAATCAGTTGTATTGTATAACAAATGGCTGGAAGCAGGGCAGCCCGCTGAACTTCATATCTATGAAAAAGGAGGCCATGGCTTTGGTATGGGAAAACAGAACTTACCTGTCGACAAATGGTCTGATGTATATCTCGACTGGCTGAGATTCCATAACTTTTTGTAGTTATTTAATCAATTTAATACTTTTTATATAGTTTCTTTCATGGCATTTTCTGTCCCAGGGCAGAATATGCTGTGTTTTTTAGAATAGCATATTTCAAGCTTATGCTCTGTTTAATAAAAACTAAATCTAAATATGAATAAGAATAAATCAACACTGATCGGACTTTTTTCCGGGAACAAATATTCGGTATTGTTTTTGGTTTTAATGGGGGTGTCACCTCTTACAAAGGCTCAAAATAATCCAACAATTACTGTTGGTGGAAAAACGTTCACAGATCTTAACAAGAATGGTAAACTGGACATCTGGGAAGATACAAGACTTCCGGTTGATCAAAGAATTGATGTTATCATCAGCCAAATGACCAATAAAGAAAAGGTTGATCTGTTGGTTGGAACAGGAATGCCCGGAATTGAAGTCTTAACCGGACCTGTAGGAGACACAAAAAAAGGCCTGGTTCCCGGAGCTGCAGGTGGAACAGCGAATCTGGACAGATTCGGAATTCCGGCTACTGTTGTTGCGGATGGGCCTGCAGGCTTAAGAATTGCACCAACAAGAGAAAATGATTCCAAAACGTACTATGCAACAGCATTTCCTGTAGGAACGGCTTTGGCTTCAACCTGGAACAAATCCTTATTGGAAGAAGTTGGAAAAGCAATGGGGAATGAAGTGAAAGAATACGGTGTTGATGTTTTGCTGGCGCCTGCCTTGAATATTCAGAGAAATCCATTAAATGGGAGGAATTTCGAGTATTATTCAGAAGATCCCTTAATTTCAGGGAAAACTGCTGCGGCTATTGTTAACGGAGTCC belongs to Chryseobacterium gleum and includes:
- a CDS encoding esterase yields the protein MKIKFTIYSLMLGSLMFAQESLDFSGKKEIISPEIKGKSVTFRLRAPEAKTVKLQGNWMPGKGWEPGTVELKKDADGIWSFSQDDLAPDIYTYSFIVNGVKANDPNNSYQVRDVSSVMSMIFIDGKQSENYKVQNVPHGTVSKRWYKSSGLKEDRRLTVYTPPGYENSKEKFPVLYLLHGMGGDEEAWMTLGRASQILDNLIAQGKAKPMIVIMPNGHTSNSAAPGESSKGFYKIDMKTPDIFSGDMENYFKESWSLQSIITG
- a CDS encoding alpha/beta hydrolase, whose product is MKRIFIAALFISGINHAYAQKSIPLYQGKAPGTENWTQKEAQQFSELFKTEVVFNVSQPSILVFEADKTRANGTVVVIAPGGGFQSLSINREGVDLAKKLAENGITAVVLKYRLLETKSNDPAKEMMENIKDRNAFDAKTAPVKVMAGEDIRTAISYIRTHAKELKINPEKLGVIGFSAGASVILESVLHSKDASTLPNFAASIYGGPSQEILNTEVPKAVLPMFICAASDDQLKLAPKSVVLYNKWLEAGQPAELHIYEKGGHGFGMGKQNLPVDKWSDVYLDWLRFHNFL
- a CDS encoding alpha/beta hydrolase, whose product is MEFTEHNYRVKSDAGNRAIAGLSMGGFHSLYISANLPKTFDYVGLFSPAILPPDEKKSPVYQNLDQKLKTQQTNSYKLYWIAIGKTDFLYKNVTEYREKLNKMNFKYQYVESEGGHTWSNWRTYLNDFLPQLFK